Proteins encoded within one genomic window of Bacillus thuringiensis:
- a CDS encoding YczE/YyaS/YitT family protein, with protein sequence MRLALFRYFLFFLGLIFFGLGNALAVKVKFLGLHPWEVLNMALYQRFGWTIGTWSVICGLCLVLISLLVDRKYINVGTFLNALLIGPIMDFFLQSNILPNASDYLWINLLILFSGIAITGIGGGMYVAAGIGAGPRDGFMLTISDKTGLSISRARIIVECIVLVIGFMLGGPVFIVTFLYTFIQSPIFQQSFKVFQTLLHTLQNKDKVSEHI encoded by the coding sequence ATGAGGCTAGCCCTCTTTCGCTATTTTCTTTTTTTCTTAGGGTTAATTTTCTTTGGGCTTGGAAATGCTCTTGCAGTCAAAGTAAAATTTCTTGGTTTACATCCTTGGGAAGTTTTAAATATGGCTCTCTACCAAAGGTTTGGATGGACTATTGGTACGTGGAGTGTCATATGTGGGTTGTGTCTCGTTCTCATTTCTTTACTAGTAGATCGAAAATATATAAATGTGGGAACATTTTTAAATGCACTACTTATCGGTCCTATTATGGACTTTTTCTTACAATCAAATATTCTTCCAAACGCTAGTGATTATTTATGGATAAACTTACTCATTTTATTTTCTGGTATTGCCATTACAGGTATCGGTGGAGGGATGTATGTGGCGGCTGGAATTGGTGCTGGACCTCGTGATGGATTTATGCTTACTATTTCCGACAAAACAGGTCTATCTATTAGCCGTGCTCGGATCATTGTAGAATGTATTGTACTAGTTATTGGATTTATGCTCGGTGGTCCTGTTTTTATCGTAACTTTTCTATACACTTTTATTCAAAGTCCAATCTTTCAGCAATCATTTAAGGTGTTTCAAACACTTTTACATACTTTACAAAACAAAGATAAAGTTAGTGAACATATTTAA
- a CDS encoding DNA-3-methyladenine glycosylase family protein, producing the protein MTANYTSALILAVPTEFSFQENLRYLSRSNNECMFHIEDNKIYKVIPVHDVNPLVEISMNIDGNIQIRFLEELYTSEESIHEAIANYVNEWFDLTTDLAPFYTLAKHDVLLQGPIEQYYGLRTLGIPDLFEALSWGIIGQQINLTYAYTLKRRLVETFGSYVEWNDRKHWIFPSPETIANLHVEDLKNLKMTTRKCEYLIGIAKLITEGKLSKESLLQIKNIKIAEKQLTAIHGIGPWTANYVLMRCLRFPSAFPIDDVGLHNAIKCIRGSESKPTKQEIKYFAANWINWESYATFYLWRVLY; encoded by the coding sequence ATGACAGCAAACTATACTAGCGCATTAATTTTAGCAGTTCCAACAGAATTTAGTTTCCAAGAAAATTTACGCTATTTATCACGTTCTAACAATGAATGTATGTTCCACATTGAAGATAACAAAATTTATAAAGTTATCCCTGTTCACGATGTAAATCCTTTAGTTGAAATTAGTATGAATATAGATGGAAATATTCAAATACGTTTTTTAGAAGAATTATATACATCTGAAGAATCGATACACGAAGCTATAGCTAACTATGTGAACGAGTGGTTTGATTTAACTACTGATTTAGCTCCCTTTTATACATTGGCTAAACATGATGTACTCCTTCAAGGACCAATTGAACAATATTATGGACTTCGTACTTTAGGTATTCCAGACTTATTTGAAGCACTTTCCTGGGGAATTATCGGTCAACAAATTAACCTCACATATGCTTATACGCTAAAAAGAAGATTAGTCGAGACATTTGGAAGTTATGTAGAATGGAACGATAGAAAACATTGGATATTCCCTTCTCCTGAAACGATTGCCAATTTACACGTAGAAGATCTCAAAAATTTAAAAATGACGACTCGAAAGTGTGAATATTTAATCGGTATTGCAAAGCTTATTACAGAAGGAAAACTATCAAAAGAATCTTTACTACAAATAAAAAATATAAAAATCGCTGAAAAACAATTAACTGCTATACATGGTATAGGACCGTGGACTGCCAACTATGTTTTAATGCGCTGTTTACGATTTCCTTCCGCTTTTCCCATTGACGATGTCGGCTTGCACAATGCAATTAAATGCATAAGAGGTTCCGAAAGTAAACCGACTAAACAGGAAATAAAATATTTTGCGGCAAATTGGATCAACTGGGAATCTTACGCAACTTTTTATTTGTGGCGAGTATTATACTAA
- a CDS encoding histidine phosphatase family protein produces the protein MSTYIYMVRHGESPKLEGNERMRGLTEKGHMDSSRVTDILKAERINAFISSPYNRAMLTIEGAAKFYEKEIVVYENLKECRFASEDRIISDKEVYPLVKKMFSNPDFARTEGESYADCQRRVVRVLKEILMDFQGHKIVIGTHGLVMTLMMNYFDKQYGFEFLMNTSKPDIYKMEFKEEQLMNVERLWKAE, from the coding sequence ATGAGCACATATATTTATATGGTTAGACATGGTGAATCACCAAAACTAGAAGGAAATGAAAGAATGCGTGGGTTAACTGAGAAGGGACATATGGATAGCAGTAGAGTAACTGACATATTAAAAGCGGAGAGGATTAATGCTTTTATTTCCAGTCCTTATAATCGGGCTATGTTAACGATAGAAGGGGCAGCTAAATTCTATGAAAAAGAAATAGTAGTATATGAAAATCTCAAAGAGTGTAGGTTTGCAAGTGAAGACCGGATTATATCAGATAAAGAAGTGTATCCACTTGTAAAGAAGATGTTCTCTAATCCGGACTTTGCACGAACGGAAGGAGAGTCATATGCAGATTGCCAAAGAAGGGTAGTGAGAGTATTAAAAGAAATCTTAATGGATTTTCAAGGACACAAAATTGTAATTGGTACACATGGGCTTGTCATGACATTAATGATGAACTATTTTGATAAACAATATGGTTTTGAATTTTTAATGAATACGTCAAAACCGGATATATATAAGATGGAGTTTAAAGAAGAACAATTAATGAATGTAGAGAGATTATGGAAAGCTGAATAA
- a CDS encoding iron-hydroxamate ABC transporter substrate-binding protein: MNKKLFTLGMVTVLSVGLAACNSADKTSGEQKQQTKATETKKDEKRKITYLGKEYTVPAKVDKIATASLESMEDAAVLGIKPVGAITVGGKLPKYLEKDLEGAKSVGEKMEPNFETLLQLKPDVITSSTKFPAETAEKFTKVAPTFPVSHVSTNWEDNLKLMGELTGKKDKAEKIIKDYNADAEKAKAKLGDKLKDKKVLVIRLRANELFLYPEGVYFNPVIYKDLGLTAPEQLKTVKAQEKISFEKLAELNPDYIFLQYETTENKNPKVLEEIEKNPIWQSMNAAKEKKVFVNVVDPMAQGGTAWSKTAFLKEAVKNLSK; this comes from the coding sequence ATGAATAAGAAGTTATTTACATTAGGAATGGTTACAGTTTTAAGTGTAGGACTAGCAGCATGTAATAGTGCGGATAAGACTTCAGGAGAGCAGAAGCAGCAGACAAAAGCTACGGAAACGAAAAAAGACGAAAAACGAAAAATTACATATTTAGGTAAAGAATATACAGTGCCAGCAAAAGTAGATAAAATTGCGACAGCTAGTTTAGAGTCAATGGAAGATGCAGCAGTACTTGGAATTAAACCAGTTGGTGCCATCACTGTTGGTGGTAAATTACCGAAGTATCTTGAAAAAGATTTAGAAGGTGCGAAATCTGTTGGTGAGAAAATGGAACCAAATTTCGAAACATTACTTCAATTAAAACCAGACGTTATTACATCAAGTACGAAATTCCCAGCAGAAACAGCTGAAAAGTTTACGAAAGTAGCTCCTACATTCCCGGTATCACATGTTTCAACAAATTGGGAAGATAACTTAAAGTTAATGGGAGAATTAACTGGTAAAAAAGATAAAGCAGAAAAAATTATTAAAGATTACAATGCGGATGCTGAAAAAGCAAAAGCAAAACTAGGAGATAAGTTAAAAGACAAAAAAGTCCTTGTAATCAGACTAAGAGCAAACGAATTATTCTTATATCCAGAAGGAGTGTACTTCAACCCTGTAATTTATAAAGATCTTGGATTAACTGCTCCAGAACAATTGAAAACTGTAAAAGCACAAGAGAAAATTTCATTTGAAAAACTTGCTGAACTTAACCCGGATTATATTTTCTTACAATATGAGACAACTGAAAATAAAAATCCGAAAGTGCTAGAGGAAATTGAAAAGAATCCAATTTGGCAAAGTATGAATGCTGCGAAAGAAAAGAAAGTATTTGTAAACGTTGTTGATCCAATGGCACAAGGTGGTACTGCTTGGAGTAAAACAGCATTCTTAAAAGAAGCAGTGAAAAATTTATCTAAATAA
- a CDS encoding ABC transporter ATP-binding protein yields MSILSAKNLETSYEKLTVFRDLNVEIQEGKVTTIIGPNGCGKSTLLKTMGRILKQKSGKVYLQGQDLHTIPTKEIAKQLALLPQTPIAPGELKVEELISYGRYPHRNNVNKLTSKDKEMIDWALDITKTSEFRTRQIANLSGGQRQKVWLAMALAQETEVLLLDEPTTYLDMSHQLDVLQIVEKLNKEHNCTVVMVLHDINHAARFSDEIIAMKEGEIVTTGSPEEIITNEVLKEVFHIDARVMIDPYNGSPVCFGYGSVVSQEEKVDIYVTS; encoded by the coding sequence GTGAGTATTTTAAGTGCAAAAAATTTAGAAACAAGTTATGAAAAGCTTACAGTGTTTCGCGATTTAAATGTGGAAATACAAGAAGGAAAAGTAACGACAATTATAGGACCAAACGGGTGCGGAAAATCGACACTGTTGAAAACAATGGGAAGAATTTTAAAGCAAAAGAGCGGTAAAGTATATTTGCAAGGACAGGATTTACATACAATTCCAACGAAAGAAATTGCGAAGCAGTTAGCTTTACTCCCGCAAACTCCAATTGCGCCAGGAGAGCTGAAAGTAGAAGAATTAATTTCTTATGGACGTTATCCACATCGAAATAATGTAAATAAGTTAACTTCAAAAGATAAAGAGATGATTGACTGGGCATTAGATATAACGAAAACTTCTGAATTTCGAACGAGACAAATTGCAAATTTATCAGGCGGTCAACGGCAAAAGGTATGGCTAGCGATGGCGTTAGCACAAGAGACAGAAGTGTTACTACTAGATGAACCAACTACATATCTTGATATGTCTCATCAATTAGATGTATTACAAATTGTAGAAAAATTAAACAAAGAGCATAATTGTACGGTCGTAATGGTACTACATGATATTAACCATGCAGCGAGGTTTTCAGATGAAATTATTGCAATGAAGGAAGGGGAAATCGTTACAACTGGTAGCCCAGAAGAAATCATTACAAATGAAGTGTTAAAAGAAGTATTTCATATTGATGCACGTGTCATGATTGATCCGTATAATGGGTCTCCTGTTTGTTTTGGATACGGTAGCGTTGTATCCCAAGAAGAAAAAGTAGACATATATGTAACAAGCTAG
- a CDS encoding FecCD family ABC transporter permease — protein sequence MQKTNAVPVTILCIAPILILFTVILSILYGAKSIDAETVWNALFHFDSGDVNHNIIITSRLPRVIAALLVGAFLAISGALMQGMTRNYLASPSIMGVTDGAAFVITLCMIFLPGMSSIGMVLCSMIGSALGAGIVFGFGSLLQNGLSPVRLAIIGTVIGTFLSSVSAAMASYFQISQNVSFWFNAKLDQVDPNIIKITIPFGIIGIVLALLISKSITILSLGEEVSINLGQRTKLVKATAILSVIFLTGTAVALVGKVGFVGLIIPHITRFIIGVDYKWILPCAGVIGGVFLALCDVLSRFVNYPFETPIGVVTSLIGIPFFLYLIRTRGGERHA from the coding sequence ATGCAGAAAACAAATGCAGTACCAGTAACCATATTATGTATAGCACCCATACTCATCTTATTTACAGTTATACTTTCTATTTTGTATGGGGCAAAAAGTATTGATGCTGAAACAGTGTGGAACGCATTATTTCATTTTGATTCAGGCGATGTAAATCATAATATTATTATTACTTCACGTTTACCAAGGGTAATTGCAGCTCTTTTAGTTGGAGCATTTCTAGCCATATCAGGAGCACTTATGCAGGGGATGACAAGAAATTATCTTGCATCCCCTTCTATTATGGGTGTGACGGATGGGGCAGCCTTTGTTATTACACTTTGCATGATTTTTCTTCCAGGAATGTCCTCAATTGGCATGGTTTTATGTTCAATGATTGGTTCCGCACTCGGAGCCGGTATTGTGTTTGGTTTTGGTTCGCTTCTTCAAAACGGCTTATCACCAGTTCGGTTAGCAATTATAGGGACAGTTATTGGAACGTTTTTAAGCAGTGTATCTGCTGCAATGGCTTCATATTTCCAAATTTCTCAAAATGTTAGTTTTTGGTTTAATGCAAAATTAGATCAAGTCGATCCTAATATAATTAAAATCACGATACCTTTTGGGATAATTGGAATAGTTTTAGCTCTGTTAATCTCAAAATCTATTACGATTCTTTCTTTAGGAGAAGAAGTTTCTATTAATCTAGGACAGCGTACAAAACTAGTTAAAGCGACGGCTATTTTATCAGTTATCTTTTTAACAGGAACTGCGGTTGCTTTAGTGGGGAAAGTTGGTTTTGTAGGTTTAATTATTCCGCACATTACTCGCTTTATAATTGGGGTAGATTATAAGTGGATTTTACCATGTGCAGGTGTTATTGGCGGCGTTTTTTTAGCATTATGTGACGTTTTAAGTAGATTTGTAAATTATCCATTTGAAACGCCAATCGGAGTCGTAACATCTTTAATTGGAATTCCTTTCTTCCTTTATTTAATCCGTACAAGAGGAGGAGAGAGACATGCTTAA
- the pepT gene encoding peptidase T yields MKQELIERFTRYVKIDTQSNEDSHTVPTTLGQIEFGKLLVEELKEIGLTEVTMDDNGYVMATLPANTDKDVPVIGFLAHLDTATDFTGKNVKPQIHENFDGNAITLNKELNVVLTPEQFPELPSYKGHTIITTDGTTLLGADDKAGLTEIMVAMNYLIHNPQIKHGKIRVAFTPDEEIGRGPAHFDVEAFGASFAYTMDGGPLGGLEYESFNAAGAKLTFNGTNTHPGTAKNKMRNATKLAMEFNSYLPVEEAPEYTEGYEGFYHLLSLNGDVEQSKAYYIIRDFDRENFESRKHNVENIVKQMQEKYGQDAVVLEMNDQYYNMLEKIEPVREIVDIAYEAMKSLNIEPNIHPIRGGTDGSQLSYMGLPTPNIFTGGENYHGKFEYVSVDVMEKAVQVIIEIARRFEEQA; encoded by the coding sequence TTGAAACAAGAACTTATTGAAAGATTTACGAGATATGTAAAGATTGATACGCAATCAAATGAAGATAGTCATACAGTGCCAACAACACTAGGACAAATTGAGTTTGGTAAGTTATTAGTTGAAGAGTTAAAAGAAATTGGGTTAACAGAAGTAACGATGGACGATAACGGGTATGTAATGGCAACACTTCCGGCTAATACGGATAAGGATGTTCCTGTAATCGGCTTTTTAGCACATTTAGATACAGCAACAGATTTTACAGGGAAAAATGTAAAACCACAAATTCATGAAAACTTTGACGGGAACGCAATTACGTTAAATAAAGAGCTAAATGTTGTGTTAACACCAGAACAGTTCCCAGAGTTACCATCTTATAAAGGGCATACCATTATTACAACTGATGGTACGACACTTCTTGGAGCAGATGATAAGGCTGGTCTGACTGAAATTATGGTTGCAATGAATTATTTAATACATAATCCGCAAATTAAGCATGGAAAAATTAGAGTTGCGTTTACGCCGGATGAAGAAATTGGCCGTGGCCCAGCCCATTTTGATGTAGAAGCCTTTGGCGCATCATTTGCTTATACGATGGACGGCGGTCCATTAGGTGGTTTAGAGTATGAAAGCTTTAATGCTGCAGGCGCTAAGTTAACGTTTAACGGAACGAATACACATCCTGGAACAGCGAAAAATAAAATGCGTAACGCAACTAAACTTGCGATGGAGTTTAATAGCTATTTACCGGTAGAAGAGGCACCAGAATATACAGAGGGTTATGAAGGATTCTATCATTTACTTTCTTTAAATGGTGATGTTGAGCAAAGTAAAGCGTATTATATTATTCGAGATTTTGATCGTGAAAACTTTGAATCGCGTAAACATAACGTTGAAAATATTGTGAAGCAAATGCAAGAGAAATATGGACAAGATGCGGTCGTTTTAGAAATGAATGATCAATACTATAACATGCTTGAAAAAATCGAACCAGTGAGAGAAATTGTTGATATTGCATATGAGGCAATGAAAAGTTTAAATATCGAACCAAATATTCATCCGATTCGCGGTGGAACAGATGGATCACAATTATCGTATATGGGATTACCAACCCCAAATATTTTCACAGGTGGTGAAAACTATCACGGTAAATTTGAGTATGTTTCGGTAGATGTTATGGAAAAAGCGGTTCAAGTTATTATAGAAATTGCAAGACGATTTGAAGAACAAGCTTAA
- a CDS encoding alpha/beta hydrolase → MNTTIEKQQIITSNTEQWNMYSKLEGQEYQIHISKPRQPAPESGYPVIYVLDGNAFFQTFHEAVKIQSVRAEKTGVSPTIIVGIGYRIEEAFSGEERCYDFTPSVISKDAALKPDGKPWPKTGGAHHFFTFIEKELKPQIEKNFEIDKGKQTLFGHSLGGLFALHILFTNVNAFQNYFISSPSIWWNNQSVLEKEENLINELNNAKVKTGVFLTVGSLEREHMVVGANELSKRLLQVKHDQFRFTFYEAEGENHASVVPTSLSKGLRFISHVSSD, encoded by the coding sequence ATGAACACTACGATTGAAAAACAGCAGATTATAACATCTAATACAGAGCAGTGGAACATGTATTCAAAATTAGAAGGTCAGGAATATCAAATTCATATTTCAAAGCCGAGACAGCCAGCACCAGAGTCAGGATATCCTGTTATATACGTATTAGATGGCAATGCCTTTTTTCAAACATTCCATGAAGCAGTTAAAATACAATCAGTTAGAGCAGAAAAAACAGGTGTTTCACCAACCATTATAGTAGGTATTGGTTATCGTATTGAAGAGGCATTTTCAGGTGAAGAAAGATGTTATGATTTTACGCCTAGCGTAATTTCAAAAGATGCGGCTTTAAAACCAGATGGTAAACCTTGGCCTAAAACAGGAGGAGCACATCATTTCTTTACTTTTATTGAAAAAGAATTGAAGCCGCAAATTGAAAAGAATTTTGAAATTGATAAAGGAAAGCAAACACTATTTGGGCATTCTTTAGGTGGTCTATTTGCTTTACATATATTATTTACAAACGTAAATGCCTTTCAAAATTATTTTATTAGTAGTCCATCTATTTGGTGGAATAACCAATCTGTGCTTGAAAAAGAAGAGAATCTTATAAATGAATTAAACAATGCAAAAGTTAAAACAGGAGTATTTCTTACAGTTGGTTCACTAGAACGAGAGCATATGGTTGTAGGTGCAAACGAATTGTCAAAGCGCCTTCTTCAGGTAAAACACGATCAGTTTAGATTTACGTTTTATGAGGCGGAAGGGGAGAATCATGCATCTGTTGTGCCGACTTCTTTAAGTAAAGGGTTGAGATTTATTAGTCATGTATCCAGTGATTAA
- a CDS encoding exodeoxyribonuclease III — protein MKLISWNVNGLRAVIAKGGFLEYLEESNADIFCLQEIKLQDGQIDLNLEEYYTYWNYAVKKGYSGTAIFTKKEPITVTYGLGIEEHDQEGRIITLEFEDFHMITLYTPNSKRGLERLDYRMKWEDDFRAYIKRLDEKKPVIFCGDLNVAHKEIDLKNPKSNRKNPGFSDEEREKFTCILEEGFIDTYRYLYPDQEGAYSWWSYRMGARAKNIGWRLDYFVVSERMKDQITEAKINSEVMGSDHCPVELHINF, from the coding sequence GTGAAGTTAATTTCGTGGAATGTAAATGGTTTGCGAGCAGTTATCGCAAAAGGTGGATTTTTAGAATATCTCGAGGAATCCAATGCAGATATATTTTGTTTACAAGAGATTAAATTACAAGATGGGCAAATTGATTTAAATCTAGAGGAATATTATACATACTGGAATTATGCTGTGAAAAAAGGATATTCAGGGACGGCTATATTTACGAAAAAAGAACCAATTACTGTTACATACGGTTTAGGAATTGAAGAGCATGATCAAGAAGGGCGAATTATTACTTTAGAGTTCGAAGATTTTCACATGATAACTTTATATACACCAAATTCAAAACGAGGATTAGAACGATTAGATTACAGAATGAAATGGGAAGATGATTTCAGGGCATATATCAAACGATTAGATGAGAAGAAACCAGTTATTTTTTGCGGTGATTTAAACGTCGCTCATAAAGAAATTGATTTGAAAAATCCAAAAAGTAATCGTAAAAATCCTGGGTTTTCTGATGAGGAAAGAGAGAAGTTTACATGTATTTTAGAAGAAGGATTTATTGATACATATCGTTATCTATATCCTGATCAGGAAGGCGCATATTCGTGGTGGTCGTATCGAATGGGAGCGAGAGCAAAAAATATTGGATGGCGTTTAGATTATTTTGTTGTTTCCGAAAGAATGAAAGACCAAATAACAGAGGCGAAAATTAATAGTGAAGTAATGGGATCAGACCATTGCCCAGTTGAATTACATATAAATTTCTAA
- a CDS encoding methylated-DNA--[protein]-cysteine S-methyltransferase encodes MNSYKNNYIYWTLLTHKNWKFYIASTETGLCFIGSQDETFEELNIWARKKLPQHILTCNSDYLQTYTKEIIEYLEIQREAFTFPIDAYGTNFQLSVWNTVREIPYGETYSYSKIAETIKKPTAVRAVATAIAANPLLITIPCHRVIGKNGKLTGFRGGLEMKKALLTLEKSQVECI; translated from the coding sequence ATGAATTCCTACAAAAATAATTATATATATTGGACGCTACTTACACATAAAAATTGGAAATTTTATATTGCTTCAACTGAAACTGGACTATGTTTCATTGGATCACAAGACGAAACCTTTGAAGAATTAAATATATGGGCTAGAAAAAAATTGCCCCAACATATTTTGACCTGTAATTCCGATTATCTACAAACATATACGAAAGAAATTATCGAGTATTTAGAGATCCAGCGAGAAGCTTTTACATTCCCTATCGATGCTTACGGAACTAATTTTCAATTATCTGTTTGGAATACGGTACGTGAAATTCCTTATGGGGAGACATATTCTTATTCAAAAATTGCCGAAACAATAAAAAAGCCTACTGCTGTGCGTGCTGTTGCTACCGCTATTGCTGCCAACCCTCTTCTTATTACAATTCCTTGCCATCGTGTTATTGGAAAGAATGGTAAACTAACCGGCTTTAGAGGTGGGTTAGAAATGAAGAAAGCGTTGCTTACATTAGAAAAGTCGCAGGTAGAATGCATATGA
- a CDS encoding FecCD family ABC transporter permease, whose product MLKSSSRRFGMTMGIIIFLILCAIYISLTNGTFDITITDVFKTLLRIDPVPDHDLVIFEFRLPRIVIAGLVGLGLGVAGAVIQGITRNGLADPGILGVNAGAGTAIVIFMFFFQGQLKSTDWISIMMMPLFGLVGGLGAAIIIYLFSWKNGKLDSQRLLLTGIAIGSGFGAFSMYLSLKMKSTDFEMAAVWVSGSIYNANWKYIIAMLPWLIILIPLIQKKAYLLDLFQLEETSITSLGVSVEREKSILLLSSIGLVSACVAVSGSIGFIGLMAPHIAKRLVGIQHKHIIPTCGVIGMFLVIASDFIAKTVFTPVELPVGIVISIVGVPYFLYLLYKAKA is encoded by the coding sequence ATGCTTAAAAGCTCAAGTCGACGTTTTGGAATGACGATGGGGATTATTATATTTTTAATACTATGTGCTATTTACATAAGTTTAACGAATGGAACGTTTGATATTACGATTACAGATGTATTTAAAACACTCCTTAGAATAGATCCAGTGCCAGACCATGATTTAGTTATTTTTGAGTTTCGTCTTCCGCGCATTGTAATTGCTGGATTAGTAGGATTAGGTCTCGGCGTTGCCGGTGCTGTAATTCAAGGGATTACGAGAAATGGATTGGCGGACCCAGGTATTTTAGGCGTAAATGCCGGAGCAGGAACAGCCATCGTTATTTTTATGTTTTTCTTTCAAGGACAATTAAAAAGTACAGACTGGATTTCTATTATGATGATGCCACTGTTTGGTTTAGTGGGCGGATTAGGTGCAGCCATCATTATTTATCTGTTTTCTTGGAAAAACGGTAAGTTAGATTCGCAGCGTCTTTTATTAACAGGGATTGCGATTGGATCAGGATTTGGAGCCTTTTCTATGTACTTATCACTCAAAATGAAGTCAACTGATTTTGAAATGGCTGCAGTATGGGTGTCTGGAAGTATTTATAATGCAAACTGGAAATATATTATTGCTATGTTGCCATGGCTTATTATATTAATTCCTCTCATACAAAAGAAAGCTTATTTATTAGATTTATTTCAATTGGAAGAAACGAGTATTACAAGTTTAGGTGTTTCAGTAGAAAGAGAGAAATCAATTTTACTATTAAGTAGTATCGGACTTGTGAGCGCATGTGTTGCTGTTTCAGGAAGTATTGGTTTCATTGGACTAATGGCACCGCATATAGCGAAACGACTTGTCGGTATTCAGCATAAGCATATCATTCCTACGTGCGGAGTAATCGGAATGTTCCTTGTAATTGCTTCAGACTTTATTGCAAAAACAGTTTTCACACCTGTAGAGTTACCAGTTGGAATCGTTATTTCTATTGTCGGTGTACCTTATTTCTTATATTTACTTTATAAGGCGAAAGCGTAA
- the adaA gene encoding bifunctional transcriptional activator/DNA repair enzyme AdaA, producing the protein MHNEGVTLTNERWQAIIHNDSSYDGKFFYAVKSTGIFCRPSCKSRIPNKNNVRIFHHAEHALSENFRPCKRCKPNGLTLPNEEWVEQIKDYIEKHFDELLTLDILAEMCHGSPFHLQRTFKKMTGISPIEYIQQFRIVKAAEHLLQTNQSIKEISTAVGIENPEYFATLFKKKIGFTPTEYRKKNEMKEGYNNEFLQK; encoded by the coding sequence TTGCACAATGAAGGAGTTACGTTAACAAATGAGCGTTGGCAAGCAATTATTCATAATGATTCTTCCTATGATGGCAAGTTCTTTTATGCTGTGAAATCAACTGGAATCTTTTGCAGGCCATCCTGCAAATCAAGAATACCGAATAAAAACAATGTACGAATTTTTCATCATGCAGAGCACGCATTAAGTGAAAACTTTCGCCCGTGCAAACGTTGTAAACCGAATGGGCTCACTTTACCTAATGAAGAGTGGGTAGAACAAATTAAAGATTATATCGAAAAACACTTTGATGAATTATTAACTCTCGACATACTTGCGGAAATGTGCCATGGTAGCCCCTTTCATTTACAACGTACTTTCAAAAAAATGACAGGAATAAGTCCAATAGAATATATACAGCAGTTCAGAATTGTTAAAGCGGCAGAACACCTTTTACAAACCAATCAATCCATTAAAGAAATTAGTACTGCTGTCGGGATAGAAAACCCAGAGTATTTCGCAACTTTATTTAAAAAGAAAATCGGATTTACTCCTACTGAATATCGAAAAAAGAACGAAATGAAAGAGGGATACAATAATGAATTCCTACAAAAATAA